From one Spiroplasma endosymbiont of Lasioglossum villosulum genomic stretch:
- a CDS encoding GNAT family N-acetyltransferase: protein MANGREVIITNNLNNPSIKSLLLIDEFSNKIGDALLIIDLEKKEAILESIFIEEKYRKQQYGSLLIYKIFEICHSNNIENLILLSDPTNVTVGEFYEKLGFTYAWNKKTFFMIMKLIYLMQFLIKEMILKSEKILK from the coding sequence ATGGCAAACGGCAGAGAAGTTATTATTACTAATAATTTAAATAATCCAAGTATAAAAAGTTTATTATTAATTGATGAATTTAGTAATAAAATTGGTGACGCATTACTTATTATTGATTTAGAAAAAAAAGAAGCTATTTTAGAAAGTATATTTATTGAAGAAAAATATCGTAAGCAACAATATGGTAGTTTACTTATTTACAAAATTTTTGAGATATGTCATAGCAATAATATCGAAAACCTTATTTTATTATCAGATCCAACTAATGTTACTGTCGGTGAATTTTATGAAAAATTAGGATTCACTTATGCATGAAATAAAAAAACTTTTTTTATGATTATGAAATTAATATACCTCATGCAATTTTTAATAAAAGAGATGATATTGAAAAGTGAAAAAATATTAAAATAA